CTGTTCACTCTAAGTAAGTAAAGTCTTATAGTTTCTATCAaatcagaatgggaaaaatacaTTAAAGGACTTCCTCCTCAACATCCCATCTTTTGAAGCCTTTGAGCCACCACTGATTCCTAGTCCCTCACTCCACACAAGAAACAATACTAATCTGAAGAGTCTATTGGTGAGGATGGAGCAGAACGTCTTGGTTACTTTATTTAGCAGGTAGAAGCTGAGGGAAGGAAGTTCCTAAATGGAGGCAGGTCTCTGATTTGGGTGATCAGTAGATGGTACcaatcaagagaaatgaaaaggaaaaatgggcaTGGGGTAAGAGAAAGATGAATTTAGTTCTGGGTAAGTTAACCTGAGTTAGAAAGATATTGCAGACAGTAATATGAGTCTCAAGCTCTTGGGAAAGCAGAATGGTTatacaaaatgataaaaacataGTTAATAGGTTATTATTTACCAGAATTTTGTCTTCCCAGCCCTACAACCTAGGTGGAACTATGAACTATGTCCTCTGTCTCcactttacaaaagaggaaatataaCTTTTGTAgttcacccaaggtcacaccccTCCTACAAAGCAGAGGCAGGATTCCAGCAGAGGCAGGCTGACTGCAGGCAGAACACAGTATTCACGACTACACCATGAGGTCCCTCATAGCCTAGTCggtaaggatctgcctgcagtgcaggacaccagggtttgattcctgggtccggaagatcccctggagaaggaaatagcaacccactccagtattcttgcctggaaaatcccatggaccgtcaATCATAGTGAATAATTGTCTATGTCTAGTGAATGATTGTCTATGTCTATCTCACTATAAAGTGGGATGAgtgcagaaagagagagaaagaatcagTGATAAGGAACCCAGGACCTGTGGTCCTTCCACAAAgcatagaaagaaagtgaagttgcttagtcgtgtctctttgcaacgccatggactgtagcctaccaggttcctccatccatgtgatttttcaggcaggagcactggagcaggttgccatttccttctccagattatcttcccgacccagggactgaacccgggtctcccacattgtaggcagacactttactgtctgagttatcagggaagctctCCACAAAGCACTGCCAACTTCAAAGCAAAGAAAGTAGCCTTCAAACAAGCCcactgaataaaggaaaaaaaaggggcCACTAGGAAGCCGCTGGAGACAGAGTGAGTATGTGTGGTTTCTGGGCTTTTTGACTACAGAGCCTGGCTAAGTCTCCCTTCCAGTTCCCCTCAGAACCTTGCTATTCACTGCCCCCCTTCTAATCAGAATTCCAAGAAACAAATCCAAGTACTGCAATGAAAGAAAACCTGACCTCAAAGAGGGTGCTCCCCCTAGTGGAGAGAAGGATGGTGTGGGCAAGGAGGGTGAGGTGGGACCAAAGAGTGGGGCACCTGACCCAAACCTAAGGTGACCATACAGCCTCATTACCCTTGCCGTCCAGGCATATTCAGCTCAAAAGGAGAGTTAAAGCAAACTCTTAGGTTAGTTTAGCTAACCTAAAGTCTCAGAAAACAATTCTTTTGGACCAACACATCTCTCTCACAGAGGTAACTAGAATTAGCTGTTTTTAACAGATGCTATTGTTAACAGAATGGTACAGTGGTTGGTCAATATATGACCTTTAAGCTCTCCTAAACCTTAATTTCCTGTATTTCTTCCTATCtatctggctgtgctggatctttgttgcaacacacaggatcttcattgcagcatagaggatctttagttgtggcatgctcttaattgtggcatgtggaatctagttttctgaccagggatcaaatctggatgccctgcattgggagcatggaagaAAGTTCCCTGAATTTCTAATACAATATTGACACACCTATCCCATACTATgtaatgaggattaaatgagatgtttTCATGTAAAGTGATTAGACACTCTAATGGGACAACTGCCCCATAAAATATAACATGTTACAAAAAGGAACTGGCAAACAAGCTGGTAAAATACAGGTGAGCCAGAGAATCACAGCTGCCAGCAGTTCTAACCTCCCCTGTAAAGGCTTACTCACCACCTGACTTGGACTCTGCTATGCTTTCATTTAGGTAAATGTATTTGTGATGGGGATGACCAAGACTTTTGcaattttctttgtggtttttcAAGAAGAGTTTGAAGGCACCTCAGAGCAAACTGGTTGGATTGGATCCATCATGTCATCACTTCGTTTTTTTGCAGGTATAAAGCTGACAATaagcttgctgtccaaggggaaGGAACACAAAGGGCAATTTCAAGAAGATTCATCTGTCAGTCATTCAAGACAGAAGCATTACTAACTCAGGTTCATTTATCAATACGTAAGGCTGAGAAGAGTAAGGACTTACAGTGTTTACCTTCACTTGACTTGGCAAAACTGGAAAAATTAGGGTTCAAACAAACGAAGTTGAAGAATCAATTTAATGTCATAGGTTCAGCGAGTCAGTCTCAACTGGGAAGTCAGACCATAAAGCTCTGACCTGATCATCTAAGCATACTCATCACAGTGTGGATAAATAACTGAATTTTGTTCTAGTCATAGGTCACTAGACACAACCTTTTCTTGCAGAGGTCTTATAATGCTTTTTCAGCAAGCTTCCCTTCCAAACCTGCTTATTTATATCACCTtttcttcaaaacaaacaaaaaaacaaaaattcttcttCTAAAAAAGCAAAGTAGTGTGGAACTAGGAATATTAAGTAAAAACCCAATACAGATACCGTTTTGAAGGATACACAAAACTAaagtccttttattttccttcagttgCCGATTTAAACTACACCAGAAGAGAAGGGATGCCGGGGCATATTTAACtggtatttgtttcttttcccaaGGTCCCCTAGTTGCTGTTATTTGTGACTTAACTGGAGAGAAAACTGCCTCCAGTCTTGGGGCTTTCCTTGTTGCTGGTGGATATCTGATCAGCAGCTGGGCTACAagcattccctttctttgtgtGACTATGGGATTTTTACCTGGTGAgtccactgtttaaaaaaaaaaaaaaaaatggaatcagaAAACTTTCCTTTTACTGTGAGTTCAAAAGGCCTACTTATCTCAGGTTCAGGAGACTATCTCATCCAGTACCAAGCCACTTAATGTGAAAGTGACTCCTagctattctgtttttcttttaggtTTGGGCTCTGCTTTCTTGTACCAAGTCGCTGCTGTGGTCACTACCAAATACTTCAAAAAACGATTAGCTCTTTCTACAGCTATTGCCCGTTCAGGGATGGGACTGACATTTCTGTTAGCACCCTTTACGAAAGTCCTGATAGATCTGTATGACTGGACAGGTGAGTCCTGAACCATCAATTCTGCAAGATTTAATGTTGAGCCCTCTCCCTTTGATGACTAGAGAGGAGGTGAGCatgattcttccctggagaatagATAGCAAGAGACTCTGAAATTACTTCAAGGCCTTGCCAGCCTACACAGGTAACTCAGAGTTCAAGTCTGAGGGGATGGAAGGCAATTTGTgtggctgggggcttccctggtggctcagatggtaaaagtgtctgcctgcaatgcgggagacctgggttcgatccctggagaaggaaatggcaacccactccagtattcttgcctggaaaatttcatggatggaggagcctgatgggctacagtccatggggtcgcaaagagtcaagacacgactgagcaacttcactttcacttttcactttgtgtGGCTGGGGGAGCACATCTTTGCAGGGATAGCAGTACTCCTGGGAAGCAAGAATCCCCTCCTCAAAgccttctcttttacttttaagaaaaacatctgcattaaaaaaaaaaaaaaaaaagactcctccATCAGATTCACTAAAAAGGATGGAATTGGGCAAAAAGAGGATTATGTTccttaataatatttatatattgtcaACTATAAATtttcatgaatgaataaaaatcattCACTCTATAATTTTTCTCATACCTGAGATAAAACAATTGGTTAAatctatgtatatgtaaatatacatgaatatatatatgactatTCCTACCTACAGAGCAATTTTGTTGAACTTTCCCTTTTccattcctgattttaaaaatcactaatacAGTGAACAGGACCAGCTGACAAATCCCTAAGACAAGGTAGCAAGACAGAAGAACCTACAGCCAATTCCATCTCTAGAAGCAACACACACAAGTCACAGCTTTGGTCAGGACATGCTGAAGTCAAGCAACCACTCAGTTTCAGCCCCAAATCAGGATTTAAAACACATTGTAATTTTCTAACATTTGAAATatgactcccccacccccaccccaaccaacacaccaaaacattttttccctttagtaCAAATAACTCCTCCCATGCCACCTTTGGTATGGCTTTCTATCTCCAAAGGGATCCCTGTTTTCACAAGGATACAGCAGTGTGTACGGCTAACAGTTAAGTCAATGGATTTAAATACTTTCAGCTAAATTCAAAGACAAAGCAGTGCTTCCAGGAATTACTGTACTAACTGAATATTTAGTGGTGGGGCCTCTTCTCAGTCTAAGGATAGAGTATTGTGAAATCAGAGATAATTTTAGCTTAACTTCTCAATTTTTCTCTCCTGTTTAGGTGCCCTTATATTACTTGGAGCTATCACATTGCATCTGGTTCCTTCTAGTATGCTCTTGCGACCCACTCATACCAAAAGCAAGAGCAGTTCTGATATTAAAGATGAAAGTAGTTTGTCTCCAAGTGGTCCAGAGGCAGCATGTAGAACAGAAACGTCATGCTGCAATGAGATACAAGAGTTGGCCATCAGGGACAGTATTACACAGAAGGAAGGACAACCAGGTATAAGTTTAACTGTCTCACAAAATCAAAGCAAAGAGTTCAACAATGAATGTAACAGAAATGAACTCTTCCGAAAATTTAAGGAAGAAACTTATCGGAAAAAGACTACTTCGCGGAGCTGTAAACAAAAACTCTTTGACTTTTCTCTCTTTAAGAATCCTTTTTTCTACATATTTACGTGGTCTTTTCTTCTCAGTCAGCTGGCATATTTCATCCCTACCTTTCACCTGGTAGCCAGAGCCAAAACACTGGGGATAAACATCATGGATGCCTCCTATCTTGTTTCTGTAGCTGGTAAGAAAGCTTACTTCTACCGTAccctcaaaaggaaaaatatattctaaaaaaatTGGTTACGTTTTAtttaaaagttgaagaaaaataatatttttaaaaaggagttttgGGAGGGCCAGGAAAGCAAGTTTTTTGGAGCTGATGGGAGCAGCAAGCCTTCCCTTCCATAGATCTGTCACTGCATCTTGCACACAGGCTCTCCCTACAAGACAGTGGACCCCAAACCAAGTCTTATTTTCACAGGTCAGTAGGTAAGTATTTGCTAAATACTGAACTTACAAAGCTGGATCGTGGTGGAAACAGTCATTTTAGGAAGCAAAAAAATCTGATGTAGACAGCACAGTGCAGTGGTTGAAAGAACTGGTTCTAGACCTAGACTTTCCAGGTGCAAGTTTTTGCAGTGTGTGACCATaatgaccttgggtaagttacttgCCACCTCTGTCTCttgatttccttatctgtaatatatgaataatagtatctactctcaaaagacttccctgatggctcagagggtaaagcgtctgtctacaatgcaggagacccgggttcgacccctgggtggggaagatctggagaaggaaatggcaacccactccagtattcttgcctggaaaatcccatagatggaggagcctggtaggctacagtccatggggtcgcaaagagttggacatgactgtctGGTTATTACGATAAAACAGGTAATGCATGTAGAGTTTAAAACAGTATCTGAACTATCATTAGCATTCAATAATGTTTTAGTAATATTTGTAGCTAACAATTTTCCCCCTTTAACTCATTGTAAAAGGATAAGATAAATATGTGTACTTAGGCTAGTCATTAATGGATTGGCTAACATTTAAATTGaactagaatgaaaaataaaaccaatcatTTTAGTTgagtatttataaaaataaatggaaacaatgcTTGATCCAGAAAATATGGATTCTTTCAGCTGACAAAACAGGcaatctaaaaaagagaaaatgaaggaaacagaacTGCTTTGCGCTACCTGAAAATTCTCAGTAGCACAACATTAACTTCTCTCTTGCCAATTTCTGGAAAAGACTTTTACCAAGTCCTTGCAAAACTGACAGCACCCCAATTCCAACTGCTTCGGTCAAATAAAATTTGTGTGCACAAGAAAAAGATACATAGCTAAACTGATGTTTCCCACTGCAATGTCTTGCAGTATCAATTTAAATCAGATTAGGGCTttacagggcttcctaggtggtgctaatggtagtaaagaacctgtctgccaatgcaggagacataggagactcgggtttgatccctgggttgggaagatcccctagaggaaggcatggcaactcagtccagtaatcttgcctagagaaacccatggacagctGAGTGTGGCAGGCTATgatgcatagggtcacaaagagttggacatgactgaagcaacttaaacacacacacacagggctttACAACAAGGCCAAAGAATATAATAGCTTCAATATGCATTCtaggaaaaaactgtaaaaacagaTATGGAGATGGTAGTATGCATTTTAAATACCTTTTTGTGAAGCAATTTACATTTGAACCATAGGaagaattttaagtaaaaaacaaCTGCAGCTCAAGCTCCTCTTGGTGAAAATCTCTTTCGGTATTTAACTGGTACATTACATATAATAGGATAAAGGATAAGAAGGTTCTATTAC
This portion of the Cervus canadensis isolate Bull #8, Minnesota chromosome 2, ASM1932006v1, whole genome shotgun sequence genome encodes:
- the SLC16A4 gene encoding monocarboxylate transporter 5 isoform X4; its protein translation is MLKRKVQPYKKTLDGGWGWMVIFHFFLVNVFVMGMTKTFAIFFVVFQEEFEGTSEQTGWIGSIMSSLRFFAGPLVAVICDLTGEKTASSLGAFLVAGGYLISSWATSIPFLCVTMGFLPGLGSAFLYQVAAVVTTKYFKKRLALSTAIARSGMGLTFLLAPFTKVLIDLYDWTGALILLGAITLHLVPSSMLLRPTHTKSKSSSDIKDESSLSPSGPEAACRTETSCCNEIQELAIRDSITQKEGQPGITETVSQIISGWVADQNWIKKYHYHMSYLILCGITNLLAPLATTFPLLMTYTISFAVFSGGYLALILPVLVDLSGNSTVHSFLGLASFFAGMAVLSGPPLAGWLYDYTQTYTGSFYFSGACYLLSSVSLFFVPLAERRKNSLTTKKEDCSQVRA
- the SLC16A4 gene encoding monocarboxylate transporter 5 isoform X2 translates to MGMTKTFAIFFVVFQEEFEGTSEQTGWIGSIMSSLRFFAGPLVAVICDLTGEKTASSLGAFLVAGGYLISSWATSIPFLCVTMGFLPGLGSAFLYQVAAVVTTKYFKKRLALSTAIARSGMGLTFLLAPFTKVLIDLYDWTGALILLGAITLHLVPSSMLLRPTHTKSKSSSDIKDESSLSPSGPEAACRTETSCCNEIQELAIRDSITQKEGQPGISLTVSQNQSKEFNNECNRNELFRKFKEETYRKKTTSRSCKQKLFDFSLFKNPFFYIFTWSFLLSQLAYFIPTFHLVARAKTLGINIMDASYLVSVAGITETVSQIISGWVADQNWIKKYHYHMSYLILCGITNLLAPLATTFPLLMTYTISFAVFSGGYLALILPVLVDLSGNSTVHSFLGLASFFAGMAVLSGPPLAGWLYDYTQTYTGSFYFSGACYLLSSVSLFFVPLAERRKNSLTTKKEDCSQVRA
- the SLC16A4 gene encoding monocarboxylate transporter 5 isoform X3 produces the protein MDGHISFLPGPLVAVICDLTGEKTASSLGAFLVAGGYLISSWATSIPFLCVTMGFLPGLGSAFLYQVAAVVTTKYFKKRLALSTAIARSGMGLTFLLAPFTKVLIDLYDWTGALILLGAITLHLVPSSMLLRPTHTKSKSSSDIKDESSLSPSGPEAACRTETSCCNEIQELAIRDSITQKEGQPGISLTVSQNQSKEFNNECNRNELFRKFKEETYRKKTTSRSCKQKLFDFSLFKNPFFYIFTWSFLLSQLAYFIPTFHLVARAKTLGINIMDASYLVSVAGITETVSQIISGWVADQNWIKKYHYHMSYLILCGITNLLAPLATTFPLLMTYTISFAVFSGGYLALILPVLVDLSGNSTVHSFLGLASFFAGMAVLSGPPLAGWLYDYTQTYTGSFYFSGACYLLSSVSLFFVPLAERRKNSLTTKKEDCSQVRA
- the SLC16A4 gene encoding monocarboxylate transporter 5 isoform X1, encoding MLKRKVQPYKKTLDGGWGWMVIFHFFLVNVFVMGMTKTFAIFFVVFQEEFEGTSEQTGWIGSIMSSLRFFAGPLVAVICDLTGEKTASSLGAFLVAGGYLISSWATSIPFLCVTMGFLPGLGSAFLYQVAAVVTTKYFKKRLALSTAIARSGMGLTFLLAPFTKVLIDLYDWTGALILLGAITLHLVPSSMLLRPTHTKSKSSSDIKDESSLSPSGPEAACRTETSCCNEIQELAIRDSITQKEGQPGISLTVSQNQSKEFNNECNRNELFRKFKEETYRKKTTSRSCKQKLFDFSLFKNPFFYIFTWSFLLSQLAYFIPTFHLVARAKTLGINIMDASYLVSVAGITETVSQIISGWVADQNWIKKYHYHMSYLILCGITNLLAPLATTFPLLMTYTISFAVFSGGYLALILPVLVDLSGNSTVHSFLGLASFFAGMAVLSGPPLAGWLYDYTQTYTGSFYFSGACYLLSSVSLFFVPLAERRKNSLTTKKEDCSQVRA